AACCGATCAAATACCCCCAATTGCAATTATTGGGAATCCTTGTGATGCTCGCCGGCGCTACGATGGCTGTTCTCGCCTATCTGAATGAGCAGCAAATCCTGGGGACGCTCTCCCTGGCCGGCATCGGCGTTCTGATTGTAGGTATCGCGTTCGTCATCCTTGCCCGCCGTCGTTAAAAACGGTTTAATACTTCCGCAGGCCATCCTCATGATATATAAACGCATCGGCATCATCTATCATCCGCTTAATCAGGCTGCTCACGATTTGGGCATCGAGATATCTTCGTACCTCGATAACTTGGGTTGTGAAAACTGGCTGGTTTCGGCTTGGGACAGCGAGGCATTAAAAAAACAGATCGAAGGTAGCAATCTGGTCATCACCACAGGCGGCGATGGGACCATTCTACGCGCCGCCCAGGTGGTTCTGCCCTTGGAGATCCCTATTGTAAGCGTCAACCTCGGCAAGTTGGGGTTCATGACCGAGATACCGGTAAATGAAGCAATGTCCCAGCTTCCAAGGATATTGGAAGGGGAAGGTTGGATTGATGCCAGGACGGTTCTCGATATCGAATTGACCGGTTGCAATCGTGAATCCTCTTCCAATTTCCTCGCTGTGAACGATGTGGTGGCAGCCCGCGGTAGTATCGCGCGGATTATCTCGGTCGAATGTCACCTTGACAGCTCCCATTTTGCCACTTATAAAGGTGATGGGGTTCTGGTTTCGACCGCCACGGGCTCGACTGGTTA
This is a stretch of genomic DNA from Dehalogenimonas etheniformans. It encodes these proteins:
- a CDS encoding NAD(+)/NADH kinase yields the protein MIYKRIGIIYHPLNQAAHDLGIEISSYLDNLGCENWLVSAWDSEALKKQIEGSNLVITTGGDGTILRAAQVVLPLEIPIVSVNLGKLGFMTEIPVNEAMSQLPRILEGEGWIDARTVLDIELTGCNRESSSNFLAVNDVVAARGSIARIISVECHLDSSHFATYKGDGVLVSTATGSTGYNFAAGGPVLHPDSPDMLVTPILPHLGRSYSLVVPDSKKIILKVSTFHEATLCIDGHINLDLRTGDIIRVSISHRKLRFLRLRPPESFYANLDNKLKGNPN